The Vicia villosa cultivar HV-30 ecotype Madison, WI linkage group LG1, Vvil1.0, whole genome shotgun sequence genome includes a region encoding these proteins:
- the LOC131644858 gene encoding pentatricopeptide repeat-containing protein At3g62470, mitochondrial-like — protein sequence MTLRIRHKATTLISKIQFTTFVDSTLPHGPHSNLTATQFLQRQPNGYQRRRGREQMRLPCGSSMPLSRLFHSSLNCSFHRSCFQIPFSLSHASSLLVLQEKVLIFKLPICGFQGKFMFLDDSRSFCSVSGVREAESDNEGGVNSETFADPDEVERVCKVIDELFALDRNMEAVLDECGVMLSQDLVVDVLHRFKHARKPAFRFFCWAGKRSGFEHDSRTYNSMMSILGKTRQFETMVALLEEMGEKGFLTMETFAIAIKAFASAKERKKAVGVFDMMKKYKIKVGVDAVNFLLDGLGAAKLVKEAQVVFEKLRDRFVPNLQTYTILLDGWCKVRNLLEAGRVWNEMIDKGFMPDIVAHNIMLQGLLRCQKKSDSIKLFEVMKAKGPLPNVRSYTILIQDLCKRNMMREAVDYFNEMVDRGCQPDTALYTCLITGFGRQRKMDTVYDLLKEMRERGYPPDGRTYNALIKLMVSQHMPDDAVRVYKKMIQSGNEPTIHTYNMIMKSYFATKNYEMGRAVWDEMCHKGCCPDDNTYTLFIGGLIRQGRPDEACKYIEEMMEKGMKAPQLDYNKFGADFSKYGNPVILEELARKMNFAGKFEVSNVLASWVDMMKNNSKRQEARESFR from the coding sequence ATGACTCTCCGTATCCGACACAAAGCCACAACCTTAATCTCCAAGATTCAATTTACAACGTTCGTAGATTCCACACTTCCACATGGCCCCCACAGTAACCTCACCGCTACCCAGTTTCTTCAGAGACAACCAAATGGATaccaaagaagaagaggaagagagcaaATGCGCTTGCCTTGTGGTAGCTCTATGCCCTTGTCTCGTTTGTTTCATTCTTCTCTTAATTGTTCTTTCCATCGTTCTTGTTTTCAAATTCCATTTTCTCTGTCACACGCCTCTTCATTACTGGTTTTACAAGAAAAGGTGCTGATTTTTAAGTTACCCATTTGTGGTTTTCAAGGAAAGTTTATGTTTTTGGATGATTCTAGGTCGTTTTGTAGTGTTAGTGGGGTTAGGGAGGCTGAATCTGATAATGAGGGTGGTGTGAATAGTGAGACATTTGCAGATCCAGATGAGGTTGAGAGGGTATGCAAGGTGATTGATGAATTGTTTGCTTTAGATAGGAACATGGAGGCTGTTCTTGATGAGTGTGGTGTTATGTTATCACAAGATTTGGTTGTTGATGTGTTGCATAGGTTTAAACATGCTAGGAAGCCGGCTTTTAGATTCTTTTGTTGGGCAGGGAAAAGGTCTGGTTTTGAACATGATTCGAGGACGTATAACTCGATGATGAGTATTCTAGGGAAGACTAGACAATTTGAGACCATGGTGGCGTTGCTGGAGGAAATGGGTGAGAAGGGTTTTTTGACAATGGAGACTTTTGCGATTGCTATTAAGGCGTTTGCGTCGGCTaaagaaaggaaaaaagctgTTGGGGTCTTTGATATGATGAAGAAGTATAAGATTAAAGTCGGTGTTGATGCTGTTAATTTCTTGCTTGATGGTCTTGGTGCGGCGAAGCTTGTTAAAGAAGCGCAAGTTGTTTTTGAAAAGCTTAGAGATAGGTTTGTTCCCAATTTACAAACTTATACCATACTTCTTGATGGTTGGTGTAAGGTTCGAAACTTGTTGGAAGCAGGGAGGGTGTGGAATGAGATGATTGATAAAGGATTTATGCCGGATATTGTTGCACATAATATTATGCTTCAAGGGCTGTTAAGATGTCAGAAGAAGTCGGATAGCATTAAGTTATTTGAAGTTATGAAAGCCAAAGGTCCGTTGCCTAATGTTCGCAGTTATACGATTTTGATACAAGACTTGTGCAAACGAAATATGATGCGGGAAGCTGTTGATTATTTTAACGAAATGGTGGATCGTGGGTGTCAACCTGACACTGCACTTTACACTTGTTTGATCACTGGGTTCGGGAGGCAGAGGAAAATGGACACGGTATATGATCTACTGAAGGAAATGCGCGAAAGAGGTTATCCGCCTGATGGAAGGACATACAATGCTTTGATAAAACTGATGGTAAGCCAACATATGCCGGATGATGCAGTGAGAGTATACAAGAAAATGATTCAGAGTGGCAACGAACCAACAATTCACACATACAATATGATAATGAAATCCTATTTTGCAACGAAAAATTACGAGATGGGCCGAGCTGTTTGGGATGAGATGTGTCACAAGGGGTGTTGTCCTGATGATAACACCTACACTTTATTTATTGGCGGGCTTATAAGACAAGGCAGGCCAGATGAGGCATGTAAATATATTGAAGAAATGATGGAGAAAGGGATGAAAGCTCCTCAGCTTGATTATAACAAGTTTGGTGCTGATTTTTCAAAGTATGGGAATCCAGTCATACTCGAGGAGTTAGCTCGAAAGATGAATTTTGCTGGTAAGTTTGAAGTGTCTAATGTCTTAGCCAGTTGGGTTGATATGATGAAGAACAACTCAAAGAGACAAGAGGCTAGAGAATCTTTTAGGTAG